TCGATCGCCACGTTACCAAAAGCTTCAATCCAGCGGGGAGTCATTAACAAAGCGCAACACTTCCCTAACTCCTGCTGTAGCTTCTCAGTATTGAGAAAGCCTAAATATTCTATGGGTGCGTCAGGGTAAGTATGACAAATCTGTGACCAATAATTTTGGTCTTGCATTTTACCAAATATCTTTAAAGGCATCCCCGTAATGTTGACGGCTGCCACGGCATCTTCTAGAGCTTTTTCGGGGGCAATTCGCCCCAACCAGGCCAAACTTGCTTCGGGATGTTGATTAAACTGATATAGGGACAAATCAATCGCACTACTTAAAATTTTACAGTCATGGGCAAATGGGAAAGTATCGGCCTGAGATTGAGTGTATACCCCAAAAGTACCAGGATATTGCTGAATTAGGCGGTGCATTATGCGATCGCTGGCATCAGTCATTGAACCCATACTGATAAAGTGAGCGATCGTCGTCTCAAAAAAAGGAGTTAAATAAAAAGGCAGCCAATCAAAGGCAAAGTTAACGATCAAATCATAATTCTGCTGTACTTGTCGAGCATAGTCCCACATATTAGCCAGCACTGAATTATCGGACAGGCAAATCGGCACATCACGGCGTTGAGTTTGTACGGGAACTTGCAGATTGCCCTCAATCGTAGTTACAGGAATATCAGTCAACCAAGAGCCTTCAGGAGCGACTATTTCTAGCAGGTGTCCCCGACGACGCAACTCTTGGGCTACATTTTGCACGGTTAATTCTACTCCTCCTCCCTGTCCAGAACCCAGAGAGCCTACAGAAGTCGATAACAAAAGAATTTTAAACATTTTTAATTTAAATACTATCTCAGCTAGTATCGCGACGGCTAAATGTGGTTAGTTTGACTTTTTTCTTCTCCTGAGGCTAGATTATGGTTTCCATTGTTAAAATAGTCATCCAACATAGAGAGCGAAGAATCAGAATTTAATTGCTGCAACGCTTGGGTTGCGGTTTGCCTAACTTGTCGATCTGAATCTAGCTGCATTTGTGCTAGCTGTTTGGTAACTGGGGCAAGAAATTTTTTATATAAAGTGGTTAAATCGCGAATCGCGTTAATTCTCACTTCAGGACTTTTAGCTTGGAGCAAGGCAAACAACTCAGTGTTAATCGGCTGAAAATTACGATTGGTAATTTGAGTAACGGCTTTTAAAATTAAGCTTTTATCTATCGAATCCGCCTGGGATATAATTTTGACTAAAGGCTGAATACTTCTAAGATCTCCTATTTTAGCCAACTCCCAGATTGCTTTACGCCTTAGATGGCGATCGCTTTGCTGCAAATCTTGAATCAGTTCCAAAACAACATCAATATGATTAAAATTAGAATTAATTTTTGTTAAACTATTAAATGCTGCCAAATTATCAATCATAGATATATCTTTAACTAGAGAATCTGGCTGAGGTTCAGTCCTACCTCGATCGACCTGAAAATTCTCGCTGTCAACGGCGTTAAAAATTGGGGAAACCTGT
This sequence is a window from Coleofasciculaceae cyanobacterium. Protein-coding genes within it:
- a CDS encoding glycosyltransferase family 4 protein, whose translation is MFKILLLSTSVGSLGSGQGGGVELTVQNVAQELRRRGHLLEIVAPEGSWLTDIPVTTIEGNLQVPVQTQRRDVPICLSDNSVLANMWDYARQVQQNYDLIVNFAFDWLPFYLTPFFETTIAHFISMGSMTDASDRIMHRLIQQYPGTFGVYTQSQADTFPFAHDCKILSSAIDLSLYQFNQHPEASLAWLGRIAPEKALEDAVAAVNITGMPLKIFGKMQDQNYWSQICHTYPDAPIEYLGFLNTEKLQQELGKCCALLMTPRWIEAFGNVAIEALACGVPIIAYRRGGPAEIVRDGETGFLVEPDSISGLVAAINNIDRLDRIACRQQAEAEYSLVALGDRFEAWFNQLINY
- a CDS encoding HEAT repeat domain-containing protein, giving the protein MIYERFIVIFICSVLSSLTTNSSRATELTVLKSNFIPDTVTSQANHHSAIAQARINAEYNYQNYQVARSPQSSQQVEASDDSDNSEAFPIINRRLFLAGMAITSAISLYLVWLLFRTPTQNSPAITRSTAVKKPKYFIINFKNKSKRAQDVQGEPRKIAPSQSYFRLDSNAIEEPVSLEDIKQVSPIFNAVDSENFQVDRGRTEPQPDSLVKDISMIDNLAAFNSLTKINSNFNHIDVVLELIQDLQQSDRHLRRKAIWELAKIGDLRSIQPLVKIISQADSIDKSLILKAVTQITNRNFQPINTELFALLQAKSPEVRINAIRDLTTLYKKFLAPVTKQLAQMQLDSDRQVRQTATQALQQLNSDSSLSMLDDYFNNGNHNLASGEEKSQTNHI